TGCTGCGttcctctgaaaagtcattgTTGTCGCTGGGTTGAGTCTTGGATGGGGTGTTGGCGCTCAGACCTGGGTGAGTTTTCATATGCCCCTGTGGGTGAGAAAAGAGACGGAGAGATTgagtaaaaatgtcaacaaagtaagTAAATATTTGGTGAGGATGTATAGCATCTCCACTATTAATTCCAGCGAGTTCTTTTGTCTTctgtttgaatattatgttacggattcatttattcagacaactgttcttcaggaaatgtacggtacattgatctcctgacatgtttcaactgtcctccactgccagtcttcttcggaggtgtctgctgatcgctttgatgttttcttgactcccacgtaataattccagcaacttctttttgttttcttaacgtattattcaaaaagaagacaaaaagaagttgctggaattattacgcagaagtcaaggaaacatcaaagcaatcagcagacgcctccgAATAAGACTGGCAGTGGACAGtccaaacatgtcaggaaatcaaagtaaatttcctgccATGTCTGATACTTCTTCCCCCAAAGTCTGATTTTACTCCAGCAAACAGAATACTGCAATCTTCCGACATTTTTTGGAAATGTAATGGTTATTGATTAATTGGCAAAATTAAatcttaaatacattttcccaTTTCCCCTGTTGTTAGTCATTATTAATACAGTTTACTTGATTACAAATATTGCGGAGgtttccaacattttttgggtcatgaccgcgttttgatatcacaaatgttcggcaacattttttttctcgagaaatagtttttgatcatgtttattaaagtgtttttaaaaatacaaagtagccaggattagtgcacaaagtgacaaaatgaaccaactcagatatttttatttgagaGTTTAAGTACAGAAAACACTtgattgatatttattgtgtgtgatgtgttcatttaaaaaaatatatataattcaaaaaatgcaaacataattttaagcagtatttttttttacctatgtttttctttttttaaccaattactaaacatttcaggtgaccctatTTTAATGCCAGACCCCAAGGTTGGGAAACtctggtttattattattaatactaactatGATGATATACTGACTCCAAGGGGTTCAGCTCATGCATCTTCACTTGCAATTTCTTTGggaatcactgtttttttttttgttttatttggatttcATATTATGTTTATCCATCTTATTCCTGAGGAACTACTATAGATTATGAAGGCTCAAACGTGAACCTAATGAGGCTAACCCTTACCTTGAGTCCACTTCGACTGGCATACGCCTTCCCACAATGACAGCAGCTGTAAGGTTTGTCGGGCCGTGTTGGTTGTGGTGCTGGAGCTTCAGGCTCTGGAGCCTCAGAAATTTTCTCTGGTTTGTCGCAACCTTCCTCCTTCTTCGGCTCTGGGTTCAGAGAGGTCTCTGTTTCTTCTGCTGTGGTTTCACTCTTTTCATTCTTCTGATCAGCATTGTTCTCCCGTGTTTCCTGGGTGTTGCTGTCAGAGGGTTCTGCTGTTTTGGGCTTGGCTTTGGGACTGGCAGGAGGGGTAGGAGCAGGATTTGCTGCTTGAGGCGATGGGTTTTTTCCAGGAATTGTGATTAGCTCTTCTTCGTCTTCATCGTTATCTTTACCCTCTTTGTGCAGAGCATCATTTTCTATGCTGGGCTTTGTGATACAGAGGGAGAGTGGGATGTTGTCAGCTTCTGAATCAACTTTCTCAACCTCGGAATAGGAAGCAACCATTGGTGCATTTGAAAGGCTGCTGCCCAGGTCATTCTGGGGCTCCTCGTCATAGTGGGGCCCATTCTCATTGCTGCTATCAGCCAAGGTTCTGTCTCCCAGGGGGTCCTCTGCGCCTGCTGAGGGGAGATTATGGGTCAGGGGTAGACTAATGCTGGGTGTTGAACCCTCAGATTCCTCAGTCTTAACAGATGTGGCGTCATTAGCTGGTGCCTGCTTCAATTTGGACCCTGAGCTGAGTGCGTCAATTACAGACTTGGAGCCTGTTGTTAAAGCCAGAGGGAGAAGCTGCTGGGGTTTAGATGGAGAGTGTTTTTCGCCACCATCAAAGACTTTCCTTTCAGTGTGGGATCCGTCTTCAGGTGGGACGTCCTCATCGGGTGGTATTTGTCCGCCCAGGTGTAAACGAATGTGGTGCTGAAGCACTAAGGCGTTGGTGAACTTGCGAGGACAGAGAGGGCAGGAGTTCAGAGCTCGGGCATTTGGGGGTCTGGATCGATGTGTGGACAGGTGAGCCCTGAGGCTGCCTTTGGTGGAGAAGGAACGACCGCAGAGCTTACAAGGGAACGGACGCTCTCCCAGATGTGTCGCCTGGTGCAGCCGTAGAGCCCTGGGGCAGCTGAGGACACGAAGGCACACTCCACACTGGTTTGCGGTCTGGGTGGTGGGCAGAGAGGGCATGGCGGAAGTGGTGTTTGACCCTGAGGCTCCCTGGCTGGTCATCAGTCCTGCAGCGTTAACACTGGGACTTAACCCTAGAGCAGCCAGCATCTCTCTACGATAGGCACTGGAGGAGGTGGACATGTCATGGCCTTGTGTGTCCCCATTGGTTTCAGCCGTGGAGGAATAGGAggctgaagatgaagatgattcTCCATGCGGCTGCTTTTCAAGCTTCTGCACCAGCCGCTGCAGTTTAGACGTGTCTGATGTCTGGTTGGAGGTGGTAggagaggatgaggaagaggatgaaGGTGGCTTAGGGAATGTTGGGAATGGGAAGGGCAGCTGATGAGGAGAAGGGAGGTGGGAGGAGGATGGGTGGCCTGGGGGCCTGAGTAGTGCAAGGTGGTGAGGGGAGGTACCTCCTGGGAAGAGGATCTTGGGCAGCTGGGCTAGTTGTGAGTACGGTGAGGCAGCAGAAAGGGCAGAGTGAGGTGGAGTGTTCTCATCAAACCTCTGCTGCTTTGCTGCTTTGTACTGACCGCCGATAGAGGAAGAGGTGGAGGACGAAGAGGAAGGCAACACGGTGCTGGATGCACTAGCAGCAGCTGCAACCGAAGCTCTGTTCAGCTGTAGGAGGGAGTGGGCGGTGGACAGAAGTGCCATGTCGACAGTAGGGGGCAGAGGTAGGGACGACGGCGAGGCCCGGGCAGATGCTCCAGACAGGAAACCCAAAGCCATGCTCTCTGTCACACAAGGGATACTTCCTTTCACTCCGTTAAAGGACTCGTCGTCATCAGCACGCCGTTTTCGCCTCCTCTGGATGCTTCCTGGGGTGGAGCTACTCTGGGTTTGCTCCGACAGCGCTGGGGGCAGCAGTGAGAGGGATAGCTCCGGGTTCTGCTCTCTGTGTCGCAGGAAATGGGCTTTCAGGTTTCCTCTGGTCGTAAAACGGCTCAAACAAACCGGACACTGGTAAGGCCTTTCTCCGGTGTGTGACCTCAGATGGATCTGAAGTGAGGAATCACTACTCAGCACTTTTCCACAAAAGCGGCAGACGTGCTGAGGTCGTCCTGCTGAGGAACTAGAGGAGCTGGACAGGAGGTCTTGGGAAAGGCTGCTGGTGGAAAGGGAGGAGACTGGAAAGCTGATACCATTACTGTGGCCAAATGTGGAGGTATTGGAGGATTTCTCATGAAGGTAGCGAGGAGGTAGGCCCAATGACAGAGACAGTGGATGCAAGGACGAGACAGAGTTGCTGATTGTGGATGAAATGgatgaggaagaagaggagggtGGAGCTCTACTGCTGTTAGCGGTTAGGGTTCCTGATTTGGTAGGTTGGGGAAAGAGCGAGGATGGAAGGCTGGTCAGAAGTGAAGCGGCTGTAGTTACGGGAGTTGCAGTAGAAGGATGTGTAGGTGATGAAGATGCGGCTACTGAAGTCTTCTGGTTCCCCTCTGTGCCACTGACCTGTGCGTTATTATCCTGTCCAAAAATGGCTCCTCCAAGTCTGAGAACGTGCCTACAGATCTCCTCTGTGATCTGCATCTGGTGGATTTGCCGCTGCTGTAAAACTCTCAGCTCCTCCAGGAGAACTGCTAGGGTGGGGGGCACCTGCATCTCCCCGGGCGACCCTAAGGCTTGCTGCCGACTTGGACTGGTGCTGTTTCGATGTGGCGGCAAAGACTGAGAAGACGAGGAAGACGACGAGGAGGAAGAGGTAGTGGTGGTAGCAGAGTTCGCCATTGGCGGGGAGGTCATGGTGGTGTTTCCCTGATGGGTCAGGCTGTGGGAACCAGATGTTTGACCCAGAGGAGGCGGCGAGTGAGTCTGGGAGGACAGCGATGGGTGAGGGAAGTCCGGGGAGAGGGAGGAGTGGGTGTTAGGGAGGGACGTGCTGAAGGGGGCAATGTGACTGGGCCAGTGGGGAGGAGGCGAGCTCTCGCTGGGTAAGGAGGGCGCGTGGAGCCCTCCGGGAGATGGGCGGGGGGCCAGAGGGGGGCAGTCCTGTAGAGAGCTGGGGGACGAGGAGGCGGATCCTGAGGATGTCACCTCTGAGCCGAGAGATGTGGACGGTGACTTCATGCCCAGGTGGTCATCTGTGGATGGACAGAAGACGAGACTACAGTCAGATTTAAATCaaaccaaaaaacaagaaagaaaaactgttCAAAATCTGTCCTTTCGGACTAAAGGAGGTGTGGCTTTGAAAGACTGAGCCGGTAGGACAAACTCAGCTGTGTATCATCAGAACTATAGCATCTCCAACTCTCTCTTTAACCTTGTTTTAGTCATGATCAGATATTCACATAAAAATCTattatttcatcacatttttaagttaatttaaatttgTCTATTTTATCACcataacaaatatttatcaaaatatatcaTCATTTCCAAACTAAAAAAGGAGTTACGATTCCAGAAAGttctttttggctttttttcaataatatgatatggttttcatttattcagacatttttctcatgaaattaactttgatctcctgacatggtttgactgtcaactgcctgtcttcttcagaggagtctgctgatcgctttgatgtgtctttgacttctgcgtaataacTCCagaaagttctttttgaataatatgttaaggtttcatttaatcTGACAACTTTTAATAATTCCAAAAATAACTTTCTAATAATTCAAAAGCgatcatcaaagcaatcagcagacgcatctgaagaagactggcagtggacagtcgaaacatgtcaggagataaaaataaattaaatttcctGAGGAAAAAGTTGTCTGGATaaacgaaaccttaacatatcatAAAAAAGGAGTTTCACATGTCTAATAAAAGAAAACTTACTAAACCCACTCCTTAATATTCCAAAATTCATTCTGCTTTATAAACAAAGTAATATCTACAACAATAATTTGCGTTATCAGAATCACAAACTATATATAAGCATACAAAATGCAATATTATTCCCACATGTCAGGCCACCTGTTGACTTTCAAAAGCACAAGTAAAAAACTGAGCAACAAGTCCAACCTTGAAAGAGGACAAAATAATTTGCATGAGCCGAAATACCGGCATTGGTTCATGAAAGTCCCATTACGTCAGCTAATTTGTCCAATAAAGGCATAACAGAAAGTCTTCCATAGAAATGAAAATACTTCCAGCAACAACACATCCATTAATACTTTCTGCTATGTCTATAAAACTTGACATCTCCCTTTCTTCCAGTCACTTGTGAGCCCAGTGGAGGATAAAGTTACATCTTTAAAAAGACTTGCCTCCTCAGAAAAAGCCTTGATAGATCAGTTAGTCTACAAAGTTCTGCACGCAATTAATCTTCCAAAAGTCTTGTCTCAATCAGAGCGAAACTCCTCAAACATCTttcgcacacacaaaacaaaaaaaaaagctcacagaCCACCTTGCTGCTATAGCAACACGTTTTAGAAGACAATGGACATCACCACGACAACCCGTAACCCCTCTTAACCCACCCCCTCCTTACAGCAGCCAAGCCTTTCATCTCCTCATTCACCCTTCCCCCTTACGTCACGGCAGAGGTCAAGGGTCGAGCCATGCTAAGAGGTTTCTGTGCACTGTCCAGACACTCTGATTGGTCAACTGATCTGACCTCAGCCGCTCGGGGGTCAAATTCTTTCAGAAATCCTGAGCAAGAGAGTGAGAAAGagtaaaaagagaaagaaaggggGAGGGTAACAACAATGGGGAGGCAAACTAAGTATTCCCTCCTGCTGCGGTATAGTGATGGAATGAAAGACTGTAACTCGGTGAGATTCCTGATGACCAAATAAACCTGAACCTGGATGAAACTCGGGAATAACTTCAAAAAACCAAAGACTTTCTGACTTCTAGGATCTTCTACCTGCGGCAAAACATCATGCATGCACTCAAAACATCTCACTGTACCACAACCGGAACGACGATTTCCATCTCTGATCTCCCCAGCTGTGAAGGAGAATACAGTCAAAGGGCCTGGGCAAGGATTGGGAGGGGGGGCAAAGTGAATGGAAAGGGGAGGGAGGCATTGGGAAGGTAGGTGGAAAATGGTGGGAAGAAGGGCACATGAGGAAGAAAGGCAGCATGAAGAGCCAACCTGTGAGATAATAGCCGGGTGGGAAGATAAATATgtagtaaaaacactggctggagtccccccacccccacccccacccaccctACACCCCATCCCTGGCACCTTATTGTTAACATCTCCCAGTACATGGTCAGTGTGTTACCTCAGGGGGGAAGAAGGCAGGAAAATGGCCACAGATGGTCAATCCTGATCTACGTGGAAACTACCTGCCCATTAAAAATCAGGTTCTCATTGGTCATGTGATGCAAAGCACGTACAGAAACCAAAAGTGACGAACATTAGATGTATATActtatttaaagttaatttgacatcatttaaaagatgcctttgtgtttgtttgttgctgAGCATCGAGCAAATAAAAGCAATCCAAGCACAAAAAGCGTCTCCTAGAGATTGTTTGCTTACCGTTAGATTGCAGCTTTGGGCCCCCTGGATCAGAATTGACGAGATGTTGGGGTCTCTTCTGCTTCCGGCGTGACATGATTCACTGCTCCTCAGACAGAGAGGGGGGCATCAAGCGGCTGAATGAATGGCACCACCGGGGCtcgtttttttccccttcttttACGCACACCGAGGAGTTCCTGGAAGTTGTGCGTAAAAGACCTTCAAGCCCTCCGGAGTGAAGAAGTGAAGTGAAGAAACCAGGCAGGAAGacattaaagaaagaaaaaaagtcctAAAAACAAATGGCACCGACGGGAACCAGTGACATGTGAAGCCtcagtgcagtgtgtgtgtgtgtgtgtgtggctctttTCTAaactcctcacacacacacacacacacacacacacacacacacacacacacccccaccccAAAAAAAACTTGTCCAAAATTTGCGCCCCTCCTCTCCCACggctgctcacacacactcgcacgCACACGCGGCGCTGATACACGCATACGCACACACAGAACCACTCCTTGTTCAATGATATTTGCATTTCAATGgcgtgtaacacacacacacacacacacacacacacacacacacacacacacacacacaacctctccgctctctctctctctgtctcttttGCGCTTGTGCGTTATTTCTTTTTACGCACAGCAGCTCGTGTCCCATAAATCATTACCGTCAGTGGCT
This window of the Gouania willdenowi chromosome 18, fGouWil2.1, whole genome shotgun sequence genome carries:
- the si:ch211-212k18.5 gene encoding sal-like protein 2; the protein is MSRRKQKRPQHLVNSDPGGPKLQSNDDHLGMKSPSTSLGSEVTSSGSASSSPSSLQDCPPLAPRPSPGGLHAPSLPSESSPPPHWPSHIAPFSTSLPNTHSSLSPDFPHPSLSSQTHSPPPLGQTSGSHSLTHQGNTTMTSPPMANSATTTTSSSSSSSSSSQSLPPHRNSTSPSRQQALGSPGEMQVPPTLAVLLEELRVLQQRQIHQMQITEEICRHVLRLGGAIFGQDNNAQVSGTEGNQKTSVAASSSPTHPSTATPVTTAASLLTSLPSSLFPQPTKSGTLTANSSRAPPSSSSSSISSTISNSVSSLHPLSLSLGLPPRYLHEKSSNTSTFGHSNGISFPVSSLSTSSLSQDLLSSSSSSSAGRPQHVCRFCGKVLSSDSSLQIHLRSHTGERPYQCPVCLSRFTTRGNLKAHFLRHREQNPELSLSLLPPALSEQTQSSSTPGSIQRRRKRRADDDESFNGVKGSIPCVTESMALGFLSGASARASPSSLPLPPTVDMALLSTAHSLLQLNRASVAAAASASSTVLPSSSSSTSSSIGGQYKAAKQQRFDENTPPHSALSAASPYSQLAQLPKILFPGGTSPHHLALLRPPGHPSSSHLPSPHQLPFPFPTFPKPPSSSSSSSPTTSNQTSDTSKLQRLVQKLEKQPHGESSSSSASYSSTAETNGDTQGHDMSTSSSAYRREMLAALGLSPSVNAAGLMTSQGASGSNTTSAMPSLPTTQTANQCGVCLRVLSCPRALRLHQATHLGERPFPCKLCGRSFSTKGSLRAHLSTHRSRPPNARALNSCPLCPRKFTNALVLQHHIRLHLGGQIPPDEDVPPEDGSHTERKVFDGGEKHSPSKPQQLLPLALTTGSKSVIDALSSGSKLKQAPANDATSVKTEESEGSTPSISLPLTHNLPSAGAEDPLGDRTLADSSNENGPHYDEEPQNDLGSSLSNAPMVASYSEVEKVDSEADNIPLSLCITKPSIENDALHKEGKDNDEDEEELITIPGKNPSPQAANPAPTPPASPKAKPKTAEPSDSNTQETRENNADQKNEKSETTAEETETSLNPEPKKEEGCDKPEKISEAPEPEAPAPQPTRPDKPYSCCHCGKAYASRSGLKGHMKTHPGLSANTPSKTQPSDNNDFSEERSTRSANAEQPDEKQGSTESQGLGANADAQKASDVAGEPMDS